In the genome of Thalassophryne amazonica chromosome 6, fThaAma1.1, whole genome shotgun sequence, the window TCCACTTTACACGTGCACCGAGAAGAGACGAAAAACACCAGTGTCAATAGGTTCGGCTCCCTGTATGACCTTCTAGTTAGTGAGCGCTTCACTGAATTTGGCTCAGTGCAATAAACCGGTCAAGCACTCGTTTATCTGGTCTTGGCATTGTTGCATTACCACACTATCGAACCCCCCCGTGTTGGCTGTCACTGgaaaaccacccaggcagacagccagtcCATCCCCAACCCTCAAAAataaacatctgctgcagccaggtgaaatgtgggcatgtccttgaccttctccagctgcaaCACTGAGGAACCTGGATCGTgcagagaaatacgccacatcatGTTCCTTCACTCGACTGACTCTCCCTAAATAACCCTTCAtttgacagtcattccagtgggaccCAATGATCATCTAAatggacctggtaccaaagagctccagtcatcactttaggttactggttagcatccaagtctcacaacaacAGTACAGTAAGTCAGGtaacaccaggaccctgaagagatGGACCTTtgctctcctgcaaagatatccacATCACTAAACAGCTGTCCAGAAACCTCATGACTCTTTAAGCTCTTCTCAGGCATCTCTCAACTTCAAAGGAGGTCTGCTGTGTAAAATCAATGAGGAATCTGCTAACACCTCTCAGAATTTTGTAAATCTTTGTAGAATGATTGGATTCATGGGTAACACCCAGATCTTTAATACTGTTGCTCATATCTGCTTAATTAGCGACATACACACTAGCAAAGTTTCAGCGAATTAGTGCATCCTCCTGACTTTCAACGCATGTATCTCAATATAGGCAGTAGAGAGGTAGTTGAGGTGTCCTTGTAAAAGTCTTTTCAAGCTCTATAAACCTTTGCTCAGGACATTTGCTCTGTCCCGAGTTTcctctttgtgtgtgtggaaaaaggtCTGAGAACTGGTCTCAACTTATGTAGAAGCCTGCCTGAGTTTGGTCCACACACGGAAAGggtaaactcagtacagaacaaaATTCACATTTTCATCAAGATTAAGATCAGAATTTATTCACAGTAAACCTGATTTTGGTCCACAAAGTACCAAATTGTACTGGTGAACTGTACTAGCATACATGCACAGACAGCGAATATATAAATCTGGTACAGGGGTCATCTCAGTCCGTGACACCGGCCCTGTTCCCCCTCAGGTTACTCTACCTGATCCACTGCAGGAAGGATCTAGTAAGATAAACTCCACATCTTTATACTGCAGGCTGTCAGGATCCACCTTCAGGAAGTCCTGGTTGTCCAGCTGCTGACAGGTGACCCCAGCTCGCAGCAGGAGAGTTGACATGGTGGATAGACGCTTGGCGTCCAAGTCAAAGGCGAATAGTTgacctttgtttttcatgatggCTGCCAGGTGGCTGGTTTTGTTGCCCGGAGCAGCACAGGCGTCTATCACCTGGCTGCCCGGTGGCGGGTTCAGGAGAAAGGCGGGGAGGCAGCTGGCTTTGTCCTGCAGGATGATGTGGCCTGCCTTGTACAGGAAGTGATCATGGAAGTCAGTTTTAGGAGAAAACACTAGCAGATCTGGCAGGTGCAAATCCTTCACAAAGTCCTTCTCCTTCAGGGTCAGGTCATCCAGGTTATGGGCCTGTCCCAGATAGCAGAAGCCATCCCTCTTCAGGTAGTCCACAGCGTCCTCCATGGTGGTCTTCAGGGTGTTGACACGCACGTATCTGGGCAGGTGGTGGTCAGGCAGAACCTGGATCGGGAGCAGGTCTTCATTCCTGCTCACTTTGTGCTTCACCTTGATTCGGACCAGCTCAGCCTGCAGTCTGGGTCGATGCTTCATCATCAGGGTCTTCCAGGAACCGCCACACTTCAGTCCCGGACCCAGGAGCAGGTCGAAGACCAGGACTTTGGCCAGGTGCAGCTTCAGCTTGGTGTGTTTCAGTAGCCTGGAGGACTCGATGATCTCCTGCAGGACTGACGAGTACTTGTGCGTCTGACAAACCAGAGCGAGCAGCTGCTTTACGTTTGTGAATTTACTGTCGTAAACCAGAGTTTTCAGGGCGCCATGTTTCTTCTCGGCTTTCTCTAGAATCTCCGCCGCTTTCAAATACAGCGCCATGGCGGCTGACGTGAAACAGCTACGTCATAAAGGCGTTTTTAAGAAGAGTCGATCCGACAGTGTTTGCCAAACGTAGAAATGTCCGGGTTTTTTTCTTTCAGTGGCGAATCAGCAGCTTTTACCAGCTTCCTTTCCCTCGTGGCTCCAAAGCAGCTGCGCACGTTTCTTTATAGCGGAAGTAGAACATGACGTATACATGACGCCtgttgttaaaataaaaaaataagggaAAAAGGCCATCTAAATGGTGTAATCACAGTTAACGTTTTAGTTTCAAAGCTATAATTAGAAATTAcacatttcatttaaaaacaaaaaagtgactttcaaaataaaagctccgCTTTTGATATGTAACTAAATATGAAATTACGAAAAACTTTTAATGTACAAGATTATGACTGTcgactgttaattctagaatagaatttaaaattcttcttcttacttataaggttttgaataatcaggtcccatcttatcttagggacctcatagtaccatatcaccccaatagagcgcttcgctctcagactgcaggcttacttgtagttcctagggtttgtaagagtagaatgggaggcagagccttcagctttcaggctcctctcctgtggaaccagctcccaattcagatcagggagacagacaccctctctacttttaagattaggcttaaaactttcctttttgctaaagcttatagttagggctggatcaggtgaccctaaaccatcccttagttatgctgctatagacttggactgctggggggtttatCTTTTTATCAATTTGTAACACTGAGTTCTACTATGTTAAAAATTCTTAAGAAGATCATATTCTGTTCACA includes:
- the nsun5 gene encoding probable 28S rRNA (cytosine-C(5))-methyltransferase, encoding MALYLKAAEILEKAEKKHGALKTLVYDSKFTNVKQLLALVCQTHKYSSVLQEIIESSRLLKHTKLKLHLAKVLVFDLLLGPGLKCGGSWKTLMMKHRPRLQAELVRIKVKHKVSRNEDLLPIQVLPDHHLPRYVRVNTLKTTMEDAVDYLKRDGFCYLGQAHNLDDLTLKEKDFVKDLHLPDLLVFSPKTDFHDHFLYKAGHIILQDKASCLPAFLLNPPPGSQVIDACAAPGNKTSHLAAIMKNKGQLFAFDLDAKRLSTMSTLLLRAGVTCQQLDNQDFLKVDPDSLQYKDVEFILLDPSCSGSGMVCLQDGEEADQARLASLASFQLRCLNHSLRFPRLKRLVYSTCSIHSQENEEVITACLQQNPDFRLVPLLLQWPERGLDPLTQCLRASTATTRTHGFFVALLEKHAKTANKNKQSALQMSDPETPCGVSAHEDKPAASPHEGEVCKMEDKPATGQMDGLPGKKRRKRKKKATAVMNLKQVCL